In Paenibacillus kyungheensis, the following are encoded in one genomic region:
- a CDS encoding AraC family transcriptional regulator: MIEYLPRSKQHTELYLTQFGIEDCIFGHEFGPAVRTHYLLHYVFEGKGTFEVNGVQHSIGSGQGFLICPHVVTYYVADEAEPWSYGWIGFNGTLAESLLEQAGMTLASPIIYYEHKDRIHQYLQWMIQSNEYPAARETRLTGLLYMIFSLLMENAPKTLMAQTRSNADIYVEQVKDFIEMNFSQKITVEDIAHFIGLNRSYLCSLFTKTTKLSIQDYLIRYRMDTASSMLIRTDLSIGNIARSVGYIDPLLFSKIFKKIKGMSPREYRSQSLLNANVIID; the protein is encoded by the coding sequence ATGATCGAGTATTTACCAAGAAGCAAACAACACACCGAATTGTATCTCACCCAATTTGGGATCGAAGATTGTATATTTGGTCATGAGTTTGGACCAGCAGTCAGAACTCATTATCTGCTCCATTATGTATTTGAGGGAAAAGGGACTTTTGAGGTGAATGGAGTACAACATTCGATTGGTTCAGGACAAGGCTTTCTAATCTGTCCCCATGTGGTTACCTATTATGTAGCAGACGAAGCAGAACCATGGTCCTACGGCTGGATCGGATTCAATGGTACGCTCGCCGAATCGCTGCTGGAACAAGCAGGAATGACTCTTGCTTCTCCAATAATCTATTACGAGCACAAAGATCGAATACATCAGTATTTACAGTGGATGATTCAATCGAATGAATATCCAGCAGCACGAGAAACACGATTGACTGGATTGTTGTATATGATTTTTTCGCTACTAATGGAAAATGCGCCGAAAACGCTAATGGCGCAAACAAGAAGTAACGCTGATATCTATGTGGAGCAGGTCAAAGATTTTATTGAAATGAATTTTTCTCAAAAGATTACAGTAGAAGATATTGCCCATTTTATCGGATTGAATCGAAGTTACTTATGTTCCTTATTTACAAAAACAACCAAGCTCAGTATTCAAGATTATCTTATTCGTTACAGAATGGATACAGCATCCAGTATGCTGATCCGTACAGATCTATCGATTGGTAATATTGCCCGTTCAGTAGGCTATATCGATCCTTTACTGTTCTCCAAAATTTTCAAAAAAATTAAAGGGATGTCGCCTAGAGAGTATCGAAGTCAATCGCTACTGAATGCCAATGTAATAATTGACTGA
- a CDS encoding molybdopterin-dependent oxidoreductase — MGRWIAAVQKGFGKKLIRLHAWNAWLVALLAVTGLVLVGGFWREILGEVRVWVRWLHIIGGLALLVPVVYYLFLAAKHWKRLSDKPGQKFNVIVVMVLLVGWIISGILLWLLRQVGPAVANSALFVHDLLTWVGLPYIIYHSLTRTAWLKDPKKRTIKQPVTVEKTITDKSGTVVAASSPTAPSPFYTRRTFLRSAIGVGLAVSIGPTFVRWLGSSLTSGGTWEQVAASNGNKMIPDPTPLKSSAPPIGGGAQGEFRVYTVTPIPNFDNSNWDFKIDGLVDKPQTWNWEQFLKLKRDVQVSDFHCVTGWSVYKNTWEGIPLSDFLKAAGVQSSATMVKFYSGDNVYTDSLTLDQAQMKDIIVAVLHDGNIIPADLGGPVRLVIPQMYAYKSVKWLNRIELIAEDHVGYWEQRGYDKDAWLPKA; from the coding sequence ATGGGACGCTGGATTGCAGCAGTTCAAAAAGGATTTGGTAAAAAGCTTATTCGGTTGCATGCTTGGAATGCTTGGCTCGTTGCTCTTCTAGCTGTTACAGGTCTGGTACTTGTCGGGGGCTTTTGGCGAGAAATACTGGGTGAGGTTAGAGTCTGGGTACGTTGGCTTCATATTATAGGAGGATTAGCTTTATTGGTCCCTGTAGTCTATTACTTATTTCTGGCGGCGAAGCACTGGAAAAGGCTGTCTGATAAACCCGGGCAAAAATTCAATGTTATTGTAGTTATGGTCTTATTGGTAGGCTGGATTATATCAGGGATTTTATTATGGTTATTACGCCAAGTAGGACCGGCTGTGGCTAACTCGGCTTTATTTGTTCATGATCTACTGACTTGGGTGGGACTTCCTTATATTATCTATCATTCTCTAACACGTACCGCTTGGTTAAAAGATCCGAAAAAACGTACAATCAAACAACCTGTCACTGTAGAAAAAACGATTACGGATAAAAGTGGCACTGTAGTAGCCGCATCATCACCAACGGCCCCTTCTCCTTTTTATACACGACGTACCTTTTTGCGCTCCGCTATAGGTGTTGGACTCGCTGTATCGATCGGACCTACATTTGTAAGATGGTTAGGAAGTTCTTTGACTAGTGGAGGTACATGGGAACAGGTTGCTGCCAGTAATGGTAATAAGATGATTCCTGATCCTACACCACTGAAATCATCTGCCCCGCCTATAGGGGGTGGTGCTCAAGGTGAGTTTCGTGTGTATACGGTGACACCTATTCCTAATTTTGATAATAGTAACTGGGATTTCAAAATAGATGGATTAGTAGATAAACCTCAAACATGGAACTGGGAACAATTTTTGAAATTAAAACGTGATGTGCAAGTAAGTGACTTTCATTGTGTTACTGGATGGTCGGTGTATAAAAACACATGGGAAGGTATTCCTTTAAGTGACTTTTTAAAAGCAGCAGGTGTTCAATCTTCTGCGACCATGGTCAAATTTTATTCAGGGGATAATGTCTATACGGATTCTCTTACACTTGATCAAGCGCAGATGAAAGATATTATTGTAGCGGTATTGCATGATGGTAATATCATTCCTGCTGATCTAGGTGGGCCAGTACGATTGGTTATTCCTCAGATGTATGCTTACAAATCGGTAAAATGGTTGAACCGGATTGAACTGATTGCTGAAGATCATGTAGGTTACTGGGAACAACGTGGTTATGATAAAGATGCCTGGTTGCCTAAAGCTTAA
- the ligA gene encoding NAD-dependent DNA ligase LigA — MDPMHEMEQLITELNKYSYHYYTLDEPLVDDKEYDVLYDRLIQLEEVSGIVLPDSPTQRVGGELLKGFLPHRHLSPLWSLDKAQNLEKLASWHTRARKLIADYNTKNPDQPLPEPSYAIELKFDGLTLNLTYENGKLIQAATRGNGVTGEGILEQVKTIRSIPLSIPFKEGKIEVQGEGIMNLSVLAAYNENATDKDKLKNARNAAAGALRNLNPKVTATRRLSAFFYNIGYMDGITFESHQEMMQFLKDNHFKVNPYIFYFENFDDVIAQLEDIQAQRTGLDYLIDGAVVKITDMRTREVLGYTDKFPRWAIAYKFEAEETSTILESVSWNVGRTGKITPLARVEAVELAGVTVQNCTLNNIGDIERKNLKYAIGTRVFIRRSNEVIPEILGKVTEESDGEEIIFPEKCPACGFPLEQRGAHLFCNNTLECTPQIIAKITHFASRDAMDIETFSIMTAQQLHSELGVKEPADLYALEFEKLVELERFGERKANNLLQAIEESKTRDLASFLYALGIPNTGKSTTRMLAEHYRDLHKVMNATVEELVELPDIGNIVAESIVAFFADPFMQTSIQKMLDRGVQPQSPAEPVVINTDSYFAGKTVVLTGTLQTMTRDDAAARLESLGAKVTGSVSKKTDIVIAGEKAGSKLTKAQELGIEVIEDEEELKRLLEL, encoded by the coding sequence ATGGATCCGATGCATGAAATGGAACAATTAATTACAGAGCTTAATAAGTACAGCTACCATTACTATACGTTAGATGAACCTCTAGTCGATGATAAAGAATATGATGTTCTATATGATCGATTAATCCAATTGGAAGAAGTCAGTGGAATCGTACTGCCTGATTCGCCTACTCAGCGTGTAGGTGGAGAATTGTTAAAAGGATTTTTACCTCATCGCCATCTTTCTCCATTATGGAGTCTAGACAAAGCTCAAAATTTAGAAAAGCTAGCAAGTTGGCATACACGTGCTCGTAAATTAATTGCTGATTATAATACCAAAAATCCTGATCAACCATTGCCAGAACCCTCTTATGCGATTGAACTCAAGTTCGATGGATTAACACTTAATCTCACCTATGAAAATGGGAAGTTAATTCAAGCGGCAACCCGAGGTAATGGAGTAACCGGAGAAGGAATTTTAGAACAAGTCAAAACGATTCGTTCGATTCCATTATCTATTCCTTTCAAAGAAGGCAAAATTGAAGTACAAGGCGAAGGCATTATGAATCTATCTGTACTAGCAGCTTATAATGAGAATGCTACAGATAAAGACAAACTCAAAAATGCACGTAATGCTGCTGCGGGTGCTTTGCGTAATTTGAATCCTAAAGTAACAGCTACTCGTCGTTTAAGTGCTTTCTTTTATAACATAGGGTATATGGACGGTATTACATTTGAAAGTCATCAAGAGATGATGCAATTTCTTAAAGACAATCATTTCAAAGTCAATCCGTATATTTTTTACTTTGAGAATTTTGATGATGTGATTGCTCAATTGGAAGATATTCAGGCACAACGTACAGGATTAGATTACTTAATCGATGGTGCTGTGGTCAAAATTACAGATATGCGTACCCGCGAAGTACTGGGATATACTGATAAATTCCCACGCTGGGCAATTGCTTACAAATTTGAAGCAGAAGAAACGAGCACGATTTTAGAATCGGTGTCTTGGAATGTAGGTCGTACAGGTAAAATCACACCATTAGCTCGTGTAGAAGCTGTTGAACTTGCAGGTGTGACTGTACAAAATTGCACGCTAAACAATATTGGAGACATTGAACGCAAAAATTTAAAATATGCAATCGGAACACGTGTTTTTATTCGCCGTTCGAATGAAGTTATACCGGAGATTCTTGGTAAAGTGACTGAAGAAAGCGATGGAGAAGAAATCATTTTCCCAGAGAAATGCCCTGCTTGTGGATTTCCATTAGAACAGCGTGGAGCCCATCTATTCTGTAACAACACACTAGAGTGCACACCACAGATTATAGCTAAGATTACACATTTTGCTTCTAGAGATGCTATGGATATCGAGACATTTAGCATAATGACAGCTCAACAATTGCATAGTGAGTTAGGGGTCAAAGAACCAGCAGACCTGTATGCTTTAGAATTTGAGAAATTAGTAGAACTAGAACGATTTGGTGAGCGCAAAGCAAATAATTTATTGCAGGCTATCGAAGAAAGTAAAACCAGAGATTTAGCATCATTCTTATATGCTTTAGGTATTCCGAATACAGGTAAATCTACAACTCGTATGTTAGCCGAGCATTATCGTGATTTACACAAAGTCATGAATGCAACAGTAGAAGAGTTAGTCGAATTACCGGATATCGGCAATATTGTAGCTGAAAGCATTGTTGCTTTTTTTGCAGATCCTTTTATGCAGACCAGTATTCAGAAAATGTTAGACCGAGGTGTACAACCGCAATCTCCTGCTGAACCTGTTGTTATCAATACAGATTCTTACTTTGCAGGCAAAACGGTTGTACTTACAGGTACATTACAGACGATGACTCGTGATGATGCCGCTGCGCGCCTAGAGTCTCTAGGCGCCAAAGTGACAGGTAGTGTATCCAAAAAGACAGATATCGTGATCGCTGGTGAAAAAGCAGGTAGCAAACTCACCAAAGCTCAAGAGCTCGGTATTGAAGTCATTGAAGACGAAGAAGAATTAAAGCGATTATTGGAATTATAA
- the pcrA gene encoding DNA helicase PcrA yields the protein MNTVNIQEAINRLNPRQKEAALATDGPLLIMAGAGSGKTRVLTHRIAHIIDARKSAPWGVLAITFTNKAAREMQERVSRLVGPAGREIWVSTFHSMCVRILRKDIERIGFTSNFSILDSSDQLSVIRSCMKDLNIDTKKFEPKAVQGMMGTAKNELVSPAQYEQKIGDYFEGIVAKVYTKYQQRLRANNSLDFDDLIMKTIQLFNEVPEVLEFYQKKFRYIHVDEYQDTNKAQYMLCKMLAEAHHNICVVGDSDQSIYRWRGADISNILNFEEDYPEAKTILLEQNYRSTSNILSAANEVIGNNTGRKPKKLWTDKEGGAKIKVYRADSEHDEGYFVTSEIHKSVKTGQPYRNHAILYRTNAQSRVIEEILIKSDIPYQIVGGIKFYDRKEIKDLLGYLRLLSNPDDDISLTRIINVPKRGIGDTTVAKLAVAAAEKGVSIFKVLEIVDDLGFAGRTRNMLVEFYDMIASLHQMVEYLSVTELTEKILELSEYRVELQRENTLESKARLENIEEFLSVTMEFEKNNEDRSLISFLTDLALIADIDTVGDEPEEDDDAVVLMTMHSAKGLEFPTVFIIGMEEGVFPHSRAFQDNEELEEERRLAYVGITRAEKNLFLSCAQMRTLFGRTTANPPSRFLEEIPEEFKEDTAVAPNYRRGGAGRGTSSYGSGNRSFGGSTSSFGSKRENTAAFGSGSSARAVPGSTNARVTVTTGATPKPVAAGGGSDSFQAGDKVSHGKWGIGTIVAVKGTGNDMELQIAFPAPTGLKRLLAGFAPITKVE from the coding sequence ATGAATACTGTAAATATACAGGAGGCAATCAATCGATTGAATCCTAGACAAAAAGAAGCCGCGCTCGCCACAGATGGACCGCTACTCATTATGGCAGGAGCAGGTAGTGGTAAGACGCGCGTACTGACACATCGTATCGCGCATATTATTGATGCACGCAAATCAGCACCGTGGGGCGTTCTTGCGATTACATTTACCAATAAAGCAGCACGCGAGATGCAAGAACGTGTTTCCCGTCTGGTAGGACCAGCAGGTCGTGAAATTTGGGTATCTACTTTTCACTCTATGTGTGTACGTATACTGCGTAAAGATATTGAACGTATCGGATTTACTTCCAACTTTTCTATTTTAGATTCATCTGACCAATTATCTGTTATTCGTTCTTGTATGAAAGACTTAAACATCGATACCAAAAAGTTCGAACCTAAAGCAGTGCAAGGAATGATGGGTACTGCTAAAAATGAATTGGTTTCTCCGGCTCAATACGAGCAAAAGATTGGTGACTATTTCGAAGGTATTGTAGCCAAAGTCTACACCAAATATCAACAACGTCTACGTGCTAATAACTCATTAGACTTTGATGATCTGATTATGAAGACGATCCAATTGTTTAACGAAGTTCCTGAAGTTTTAGAATTTTATCAGAAAAAATTCCGCTATATTCATGTCGATGAGTATCAAGATACGAATAAAGCACAATATATGCTTTGTAAAATGTTAGCAGAAGCTCATCATAATATCTGTGTTGTTGGGGATAGTGATCAATCGATCTATCGCTGGCGTGGAGCAGATATCAGTAATATCTTGAATTTTGAAGAAGATTATCCAGAAGCGAAAACAATTCTTTTGGAGCAAAATTATCGTTCGACTTCCAATATACTGAGTGCAGCGAATGAAGTGATTGGAAACAATACAGGTCGCAAACCGAAAAAACTGTGGACAGACAAAGAAGGCGGAGCCAAAATCAAAGTGTATCGTGCGGATTCTGAGCATGATGAAGGATACTTTGTGACTTCTGAGATTCATAAAAGTGTAAAAACAGGACAGCCTTATCGTAATCATGCAATATTGTATCGTACCAATGCTCAATCACGGGTTATTGAGGAAATTTTGATCAAATCAGATATTCCTTATCAAATCGTAGGCGGTATCAAGTTCTATGATCGTAAAGAGATCAAAGACTTGCTCGGGTATTTACGATTGCTTTCGAATCCAGATGATGATATCAGTTTGACTCGAATTATCAATGTGCCTAAGCGTGGTATTGGTGATACGACTGTAGCCAAATTGGCAGTAGCAGCGGCAGAAAAAGGCGTTTCTATTTTCAAAGTATTAGAAATAGTAGATGATCTAGGTTTTGCGGGTCGTACTCGTAATATGTTGGTTGAATTCTACGATATGATTGCTTCACTTCATCAAATGGTAGAGTATTTATCAGTTACCGAATTAACCGAAAAGATTTTAGAGTTATCTGAATATCGGGTAGAACTACAACGGGAGAATACTCTTGAATCCAAAGCTCGTTTAGAAAATATAGAAGAGTTTTTATCTGTAACGATGGAATTTGAGAAAAATAATGAAGATCGTTCATTGATTTCATTTTTGACGGATCTAGCGTTAATTGCTGATATCGATACCGTAGGCGATGAACCTGAAGAAGATGACGATGCAGTTGTATTGATGACAATGCATAGTGCCAAAGGTTTGGAATTTCCAACTGTATTTATTATTGGTATGGAAGAAGGCGTGTTCCCGCATAGTCGTGCTTTTCAAGATAATGAAGAATTGGAAGAAGAGCGCCGCTTAGCGTATGTAGGGATTACACGTGCAGAGAAAAATCTATTTTTATCTTGCGCACAGATGCGTACGTTGTTTGGACGAACTACAGCGAATCCACCTTCACGCTTTTTAGAAGAAATTCCAGAAGAGTTCAAAGAAGATACAGCAGTAGCGCCTAACTATCGTCGTGGTGGAGCAGGTCGCGGCACTAGCAGTTATGGATCAGGTAATCGTAGCTTTGGAGGAAGTACAAGTAGCTTTGGTAGCAAACGTGAAAATACAGCTGCTTTTGGCAGTGGATCTTCTGCGCGTGCAGTACCAGGATCTACAAATGCAAGAGTAACGGTAACGACAGGAGCTACACCTAAGCCTGTAGCTGCTGGTGGAGGATCAGATAGCTTCCAAGCAGGGGATAAAGTCTCTCATGGTAAATGGGGCATCGGAACGATTGTAGCAGTCAAAGGTACAGGCAATGATATGGAATTACAAATTGCTTTCCCTGCACCGACAGGACTCAAACGCTTATTAGCAGGGTTTGCTCCGATTACTAAAGTAGAATAA
- a CDS encoding heptaprenylglyceryl phosphate synthase, producing MREQIKTWQHVFKLDPDRTISDDVLAKVCSSGTDAIMVGGSSGVTYNNTADLIKRISLYDIPCVLEVSDLEMVVPGFDLYMIPLILNTNDSQWMIGQHVSAIEQYSHLMPWDKLVPEGYIVLNADSTVAQRTEALTEIDLDRAVAYAQAGDRLFRLPIIYIEYSGRFGDMELTGEIRRSTHQAQLFYGGGIRDYHSARQAKQVCDTIVVGNIIYENLQAALDTVQVISR from the coding sequence TTGAGAGAACAAATCAAAACATGGCAACATGTATTTAAACTGGACCCGGATCGAACGATTTCGGACGATGTATTAGCAAAAGTATGTAGTTCTGGGACAGATGCGATTATGGTAGGCGGATCATCAGGCGTAACCTACAACAATACAGCAGATCTAATCAAACGTATCAGCCTATATGATATTCCTTGTGTTCTTGAAGTATCTGATTTGGAAATGGTTGTACCTGGATTCGATCTATACATGATTCCATTGATATTAAATACCAATGATAGTCAGTGGATGATAGGACAGCATGTCTCTGCTATCGAACAGTATAGCCATTTGATGCCCTGGGACAAGCTTGTTCCTGAAGGTTATATTGTACTGAATGCGGATTCTACAGTCGCTCAGCGTACCGAAGCATTAACAGAAATCGATCTTGATCGGGCAGTCGCTTATGCTCAAGCCGGTGACCGTTTGTTTCGTCTTCCTATTATTTATATAGAATATAGTGGACGTTTTGGAGATATGGAACTAACAGGTGAGATTCGCCGATCAACGCATCAAGCGCAATTATTTTATGGCGGTGGAATTAGAGATTATCATTCTGCTCGTCAAGCTAAGCAAGTATGTGATACCATTGTCGTCGGCAATATAATTTATGAAAATCTGCAAGCCGCATTAGATACTGTACAAGTTATCTCCAGATAA
- a CDS encoding undecaprenyl-phosphate glucose phosphotransferase: protein MIRKNQRFLTRLYILADFMIIQLSFLLAWFVKFESGWFAYDTPIEFGALPIETYALWSLVYGGIAILIGGMSTLYSPKRKKRFADELMKIFQTHLVSIFVLLGALFFVKEVNISRSYLFIYVILTLMLIMAYRYVIKKGLKRARQRGFNKQFVLILGAGSLGKRFCNNLDQYPEMGYEIVGFLDDYLEDNEQEPNKYKPILGKIDKLGDILHTMMIDEVILALPLDAHHKYPSIIAECEKAGVRTLIIPDFFDYLPARPYFDNFAGMPMINVRDIPLDIAANRMFKRLFDIVFALIAIIITSPIMIIVAIGVRMTSPGSVIFKQERVGLNRRNFTMYKFRSMRIIPEGQVDTGWTTADDPRKTKFGAFIRKTSLDELPQFFNVLFGDMSVVGPRPERPYFVEQFRDEIPKYMIKHHVRPGITGWAQSNGLRGDTSIEDRINHDIFYIENWSLLFDIKIIFKTIHNGFVNKNAY from the coding sequence ATGATTCGTAAAAATCAACGCTTTTTAACTCGTTTGTATATTTTAGCTGATTTTATGATCATTCAACTCTCCTTTTTACTTGCCTGGTTTGTGAAATTTGAAAGTGGCTGGTTTGCTTATGATACACCGATCGAATTTGGAGCACTACCGATTGAGACGTATGCGCTATGGAGTCTAGTATATGGTGGTATAGCGATCTTAATTGGTGGGATGAGTACACTTTATTCACCAAAGCGTAAAAAACGTTTTGCAGATGAATTGATGAAAATTTTCCAAACTCATCTTGTCAGTATTTTTGTTTTATTAGGTGCTTTATTTTTTGTGAAAGAAGTAAATATCTCTCGTTCGTATTTGTTTATTTATGTGATTCTTACGCTGATGCTAATTATGGCTTATCGGTATGTGATCAAAAAAGGATTGAAACGTGCGAGACAACGTGGATTTAATAAGCAGTTTGTTTTGATTCTTGGTGCAGGTTCACTGGGGAAACGTTTTTGCAATAATTTAGATCAGTATCCTGAGATGGGTTATGAAATTGTTGGCTTTTTAGATGATTATTTAGAAGACAATGAACAGGAACCTAATAAATACAAACCTATTTTAGGCAAAATTGATAAGCTTGGCGATATTCTGCATACGATGATGATTGATGAAGTAATTTTGGCGTTACCGCTAGATGCCCATCATAAATATCCAAGTATTATTGCAGAATGTGAAAAAGCCGGTGTACGAACATTAATCATCCCGGATTTCTTTGATTATCTGCCAGCTCGTCCATACTTTGATAATTTTGCGGGAATGCCAATGATTAATGTACGAGATATTCCACTAGATATCGCTGCGAATCGGATGTTCAAACGATTATTTGATATTGTATTTGCATTAATAGCTATTATTATTACATCTCCTATTATGATTATTGTAGCGATTGGCGTACGAATGACATCTCCAGGATCTGTGATCTTTAAGCAGGAACGTGTAGGACTCAATCGTCGTAACTTTACGATGTACAAATTCCGTTCTATGCGTATTATTCCTGAAGGACAGGTCGATACAGGTTGGACGACAGCCGATGATCCACGTAAAACCAAGTTCGGAGCTTTTATACGTAAAACCAGTTTAGATGAGCTACCTCAATTTTTTAATGTATTATTTGGAGACATGAGTGTAGTGGGACCTCGTCCTGAACGTCCTTATTTTGTAGAACAGTTCCGTGATGAGATTCCAAAATATATGATTAAGCACCATGTACGGCCTGGAATTACGGGTTGGGCACAAAGCAATGGTCTACGTGGAGACACGTCTATCGAAGATCGTATCAATCACGATATTTTTTATATCGAAAATTGGTCATTATTATTCGATATCAAAATCATTTTCAAAACGATCCATAATGGATTTGTAAATAAAAACGCTTATTAA
- a CDS encoding glycosyltransferase family 2 protein — protein MDVSILILNYNTCQLTLDCIESVYQSRTQYAYEIIAVDNASSDGSATVIPSTYPDITFIANKDNVGFAKGNNQAMKIAQGRYILLLNSDTIVQSDTLETMVSFMDAHPQAGASGCKIVLPDGSLDKACKRGFPTPSASFYYAFGFSKWFPDNPRFNGYQLGYLNPDESYPIDSLVGAFMLVRREVIEQIGGLDEEFFMYGEDIDWCYRIKEAGWEIHYRGNTQIVHYKGASSRRKPFKIIYEFHRAMWLFHRKHYRQKYSFVTNSIVFTGIGVKLMLSLLKNKLLPAKSVTTAERRA, from the coding sequence ATGGACGTTAGCATTTTAATTTTAAATTATAATACTTGTCAGCTTACACTTGATTGTATTGAGTCTGTATATCAATCACGCACTCAATATGCTTATGAGATTATTGCAGTGGACAATGCTTCTAGCGACGGTTCAGCTACAGTGATCCCATCGACTTATCCAGACATTACTTTTATTGCAAATAAAGATAATGTTGGATTTGCCAAAGGCAACAATCAAGCAATGAAAATTGCGCAAGGACGATATATACTACTACTTAATTCCGACACCATCGTTCAGTCAGATACTTTAGAGACGATGGTGTCTTTTATGGATGCTCACCCTCAAGCAGGAGCATCGGGTTGTAAAATTGTGTTGCCAGATGGATCACTGGATAAAGCATGTAAGCGTGGGTTTCCTACACCGTCCGCATCTTTTTATTATGCTTTTGGATTTTCCAAATGGTTTCCAGATAATCCACGCTTTAATGGCTACCAGTTAGGTTATTTGAATCCAGACGAGTCTTATCCGATTGATTCATTAGTAGGTGCATTTATGTTAGTTCGGCGTGAAGTTATTGAGCAGATTGGCGGACTGGACGAAGAGTTTTTTATGTATGGAGAAGATATTGACTGGTGCTACCGGATCAAAGAAGCAGGCTGGGAAATCCATTATCGTGGAAATACACAAATTGTTCATTACAAAGGTGCTAGCAGTCGTCGTAAACCGTTTAAAATCATTTATGAGTTCCACCGGGCAATGTGGTTATTTCACCGCAAACATTATCGTCAAAAATATTCCTTTGTTACCAATAGTATTGTTTTTACCGGAATTGGAGTTAAATTAATGTTATCCCTACTTAAAAATAAATTATTACCTGCCAAATCGGTTACAACAGCAGAAAGGAGAGCTTAA
- a CDS encoding glycosyltransferase family 2 protein, giving the protein MTGKVQVLLSTYNGAQYIAEQLDSILKQTYTNIHILIRDDGSTDATLSILESYAQSYPKQITYLQTENVGVIRSFWSLIKEADTTAQYFCFCDQDDIWLPHKIAAEVSTLDSAISDSPYQPHMVCTATQITDENLNPKVVWPQNLRKEPSFYNALFQNIAVGTTIMLSYDAFKLFYDKEIDLNRIQMHDWWIYLTISCFGKVYFDPTPSVYYRQHNNNVVGGESTLLQKVKKKWNSFRKHKDKKLLVQQAKEFQRIYGKEITDPQMKQQLEAFIAPRSTFMQRIRFLRQCQLYRQSTTEQWLFRFLIMIGYI; this is encoded by the coding sequence ATGACTGGAAAAGTGCAGGTACTTCTTTCTACTTACAATGGAGCTCAATACATAGCAGAACAATTGGACAGTATTTTAAAACAAACGTATACGAATATTCATATTCTAATTAGGGATGACGGATCAACAGATGCAACACTTAGTATTCTTGAATCTTATGCTCAAAGCTACCCGAAACAAATAACATATCTACAAACAGAAAATGTTGGTGTAATACGTAGTTTCTGGAGTTTGATCAAGGAAGCAGATACTACAGCTCAATATTTTTGTTTTTGTGATCAAGATGATATATGGTTACCTCATAAAATTGCAGCAGAGGTGAGTACACTTGATTCTGCGATATCTGACTCTCCTTATCAACCGCATATGGTCTGTACAGCTACTCAGATTACCGATGAAAACCTTAATCCGAAAGTAGTCTGGCCGCAAAATCTGAGAAAAGAACCTTCATTTTATAATGCTTTATTCCAAAATATAGCGGTTGGAACGACGATTATGTTAAGCTATGATGCGTTTAAATTATTTTATGATAAAGAGATTGATCTAAATCGAATTCAAATGCATGACTGGTGGATATATCTTACTATTTCTTGTTTTGGTAAAGTTTATTTTGACCCCACACCTTCTGTATACTATAGACAACACAATAACAACGTAGTAGGCGGAGAATCTACCTTACTGCAAAAAGTGAAAAAAAAATGGAATAGTTTTCGCAAACATAAAGATAAAAAATTATTGGTGCAACAAGCTAAAGAATTTCAGCGTATATATGGTAAAGAGATAACTGATCCTCAAATGAAGCAACAATTGGAAGCATTTATCGCTCCACGCTCCACATTCATGCAACGTATTCGTTTTTTACGTCAATGCCAGCTTTACCGACAATCTACAACAGAACAATGGCTTTTTCGATTTTTAATTATGATTGGTTATATCTAA